From Vogesella sp. XCS3, the proteins below share one genomic window:
- a CDS encoding LacI family DNA-binding transcriptional regulator, with the protein MTDRKPRAGQSRVTLNDVAAHVGVSAITISRALNKPALVTDSLRQRIDDAVRQLGYVPNRAARSLASARSHSVVVLVPSLSNAVFVDTLAAIHDTLYPCGYQMLIGDTRYAPQDEEKLLRTYLEYNPDGILLTGFDQNDAASTLLRSANIPTVHMMELDDSGRYCVGFSQFDSGYALTRLLLDKGYRRIGFLAAQLDPRTIKRGEGYRAALREAGLYQPHREIAEAQPSSVGQGARLLDELLRQAPDCDAIFCNNDDLALGVMFECQRRHIAVPQQLAIAGFNNLDMSAWTNPALTTVATPRYAIGAAAANMLLTLMAGEQPAQALQDLGFKLLVRGST; encoded by the coding sequence ATGACAGACCGCAAACCCCGTGCCGGCCAAAGCCGTGTCACCCTGAACGATGTTGCCGCCCATGTCGGCGTCAGCGCCATCACCATCTCCCGCGCGCTCAACAAGCCGGCCCTGGTTACCGACAGCCTGCGCCAGCGTATCGACGACGCCGTGCGCCAGCTGGGCTACGTGCCCAACCGCGCGGCCCGCTCGCTGGCTTCGGCACGGTCTCACAGCGTGGTAGTCCTGGTGCCGTCGCTGTCCAACGCCGTGTTCGTTGACACACTCGCCGCCATACACGACACGCTTTACCCCTGCGGCTACCAGATGCTTATCGGCGACACGCGCTACGCGCCGCAAGACGAAGAAAAGCTGCTGCGCACTTATCTGGAATACAACCCCGACGGCATCCTGCTCACCGGTTTCGATCAAAACGACGCCGCCAGCACCCTGTTGCGCAGTGCCAACATCCCTACCGTACACATGATGGAGCTGGATGACAGCGGCCGTTACTGCGTAGGGTTTTCGCAATTCGACAGCGGCTACGCACTAACCCGCCTGCTACTGGACAAAGGCTACCGCCGTATTGGCTTCCTGGCTGCACAGCTAGACCCGCGTACCATCAAGCGTGGCGAAGGCTATCGTGCTGCGCTGCGCGAAGCCGGGCTGTACCAGCCACACCGCGAAATTGCCGAAGCGCAACCGTCGTCGGTGGGCCAGGGCGCGCGGCTACTGGACGAGCTGCTGCGCCAAGCACCGGACTGCGACGCCATCTTCTGCAATAACGACGACCTGGCGCTAGGGGTGATGTTCGAGTGCCAGCGCCGCCACATCGCCGTACCGCAACAGCTGGCCATCGCCGGCTTCAACAACCTGGACATGTCAGCATGGACCAACCCGGCGCTGACCACAGTAGCCACCCCGCGCTATGCGATTGGTGCTGCTGCGGCCAACATGCTGCTGACACTGATGGCAGGTGAACAGCCCGCGCAAGCGCTACAAGATCTTGGCTTCAAATTACTTGTCAGAGGCAGTACCTAG
- the metG gene encoding methionine--tRNA ligase yields MTTRKILVTSALPYANAGLHLGHMLEQIQTDIWVRFQKMRGHECYYVCADDTHGAPIMLAAEKRGITPEQLIAEVEALHVADSQGFLIGHDSYYSTNSPENKELAQQMYRALRADNKITSRTIEQLFDPEKQMFLPDRFVKGECPKCSAKDQYGDNCEVCGATYNPTELKNPYSAVSGATPVLKTSEHYFFRLGECADFLRDWTSGNTTRADGVAQPHLQPESLNKMNEWIGGGLQDWDISRDAPYFGFEIPDAPGKYFYVWLDAPIGYMASFKKLCAQLNLDFDAWFKPDTDTEMYHFIGKDILYFHALFWPATLKFSGMRVPTGVFAHGFLTVDGQKMSKSRGTFITAKSYLECGLNPEWMRYYIAGKLNSRIEDIDLNLGDFVARVNSDVVGKYVNIASRAAGFITKRFGGKLADSVEDETRLLGNIAHEAGNVAAAFEAREYAKALREIMGIADVVNAYVDANKPWELAKQEGQEARLHEVCTVLINAFRLLTIYLKPVLPKVAQDVEAFLDVAPLQWADAGQLLLGHTIKPYQHLMQRVDPVLVDKLIEANKQTMEAQAPAAAANYEPLADTIKIDDFAKLDLRVGKVLACNFVEGSDKLLQFTVDLGFEQRNIFSGIRSAYQEPDKLVGRKVIVVANLAERKMRFGVSQGMIVCASGTDDSSGLFLLDTDDGAQPGMRVG; encoded by the coding sequence ATGACCACACGCAAGATTCTGGTGACCAGTGCACTGCCTTACGCCAACGCGGGGCTGCACCTTGGCCACATGCTCGAACAGATCCAAACCGATATCTGGGTGCGTTTCCAGAAGATGCGCGGCCACGAGTGCTACTACGTGTGCGCCGACGACACCCACGGCGCGCCCATCATGCTGGCAGCCGAGAAGCGCGGCATCACCCCCGAGCAGCTGATCGCCGAGGTAGAAGCGCTGCACGTAGCCGACTCGCAGGGTTTCCTGATCGGCCACGATAGCTACTACAGCACCAACAGCCCGGAAAACAAGGAACTGGCGCAGCAGATGTACCGCGCGCTGCGTGCTGACAACAAGATCACCTCGCGCACCATCGAGCAGCTGTTCGACCCGGAAAAGCAGATGTTCCTGCCGGACCGCTTCGTGAAGGGCGAATGCCCGAAATGCAGCGCCAAAGACCAGTACGGCGACAACTGTGAAGTGTGCGGTGCCACCTACAACCCCACCGAGCTGAAGAACCCGTACTCGGCGGTGTCCGGCGCCACACCGGTGCTGAAAACCTCCGAGCACTACTTCTTCCGCCTGGGCGAGTGCGCCGACTTCCTGCGCGACTGGACCAGCGGCAACACCACTCGCGCCGACGGCGTGGCACAGCCGCACCTGCAGCCGGAATCGCTGAACAAGATGAACGAGTGGATCGGCGGCGGCCTGCAGGACTGGGACATCAGCCGTGACGCACCGTACTTCGGCTTCGAGATTCCCGATGCGCCGGGCAAGTACTTCTATGTATGGCTGGATGCGCCGATCGGCTACATGGCCAGCTTCAAGAAGCTGTGCGCACAGCTGAACCTGGACTTCGACGCCTGGTTCAAGCCGGATACCGACACCGAGATGTACCACTTCATCGGCAAGGACATCCTGTACTTCCACGCGCTGTTCTGGCCAGCCACGCTGAAGTTCTCCGGCATGCGTGTGCCCACCGGCGTGTTCGCCCACGGTTTCCTCACCGTGGACGGCCAGAAAATGTCCAAGTCGCGCGGCACCTTCATCACCGCCAAGAGCTACCTGGAATGCGGCCTGAACCCGGAATGGATGCGCTATTACATCGCCGGCAAGCTCAACAGCCGTATCGAAGACATCGACCTGAACCTGGGTGACTTCGTGGCCCGCGTCAATTCCGACGTGGTCGGCAAGTACGTCAACATCGCCAGCCGTGCCGCCGGTTTCATCACCAAGCGCTTTGGCGGCAAGCTGGCCGATAGCGTAGAAGACGAAACTCGCCTGCTGGGCAATATCGCCCACGAAGCTGGTAACGTCGCCGCAGCTTTCGAAGCACGCGAGTACGCCAAGGCACTGCGCGAGATCATGGGCATTGCCGACGTGGTAAACGCCTACGTGGACGCCAACAAACCGTGGGAGCTGGCCAAGCAGGAAGGCCAGGAAGCGCGCCTGCACGAAGTGTGCACCGTGCTGATCAACGCCTTCCGCCTGCTCACCATCTACCTGAAGCCGGTACTGCCGAAAGTGGCGCAAGACGTAGAGGCCTTCCTCGACGTAGCACCGCTGCAGTGGGCTGACGCCGGGCAGCTGCTGCTGGGCCACACCATCAAGCCATACCAGCACCTGATGCAACGCGTCGACCCGGTGCTGGTGGACAAACTCATCGAAGCGAACAAACAGACCATGGAAGCACAAGCACCGGCCGCTGCGGCCAACTACGAGCCGCTGGCCGACACCATCAAGATCGACGACTTTGCCAAGCTGGACCTGCGCGTGGGTAAGGTACTGGCCTGCAACTTTGTGGAAGGCTCCGACAAGCTGCTGCAGTTCACCGTCGACCTGGGCTTTGAACAGCGCAACATCTTCTCCGGCATCCGTTCCGCCTACCAGGAGCCGGACAAGCTGGTTGGCCGCAAAGTGATCGTGGTGGCCAACCTGGCCGAACGCAAGATGCGCTTTGGCGTATCGCAAGGCATGATCGTCTGCGCCTCCGGCACTGACGACAGCAGCGGCCTGTTCCTGCTGGATACCGACGACGGCGCACAGCCAGGCATGCGCGTAGGCTAA
- a CDS encoding MFS transporter, giving the protein MSANNKIAHLSVATLLFPLALVLFEFAVYIANDMAQPAMLQVTREFGVDAGWVPLSMTFFLLGGAALSWLTGPLSDRYGRRPVLLGGVVCFIVSCLATYLVSSIETYMALRVLQGMGLCFINAVGYAAVQEAYAEKTAVRVTALMANVALIAPMVGPLAGAALIELAPWRSCFLFIAACALLALLGLWWKMPETVQPAANPRPLSRMGGDYLQLLRDRRFVLSVLCIPMLALPLMGWIALSPVLLVEDLGISTLEYGLWQLPVFGGLIAGNLLLAARAEAWPLGRSVLLGMWPVVGGLVLMLAGVLYGHYQHIFLVLGMSLMAVGEGLSFGVLYRFALMSSQLPKGVVSAGMSMLCMAGYGIGIELFRWAYIAGGITGFALLSVLTALAFVWLARPQVAVAMAERDDPDLLPQSA; this is encoded by the coding sequence TTGTCTGCCAATAATAAAATTGCCCACCTGTCTGTTGCTACCTTGTTGTTCCCGCTAGCCCTGGTGTTGTTCGAGTTTGCTGTTTATATCGCCAACGACATGGCGCAGCCGGCCATGCTGCAAGTTACCCGCGAGTTCGGTGTGGACGCCGGCTGGGTACCGCTGTCGATGACCTTCTTCTTGCTGGGCGGTGCGGCGCTATCGTGGCTCACCGGCCCGCTGTCCGACCGCTACGGCCGCCGCCCGGTGCTGCTCGGCGGCGTGGTGTGCTTTATCGTGAGCTGCCTGGCCACCTATCTGGTCAGCAGTATCGAAACCTATATGGCGCTGCGCGTACTGCAGGGCATGGGCTTGTGCTTCATCAATGCCGTGGGCTATGCCGCGGTGCAGGAAGCCTACGCCGAGAAAACCGCCGTGCGCGTTACCGCGCTGATGGCGAACGTGGCGCTGATTGCCCCCATGGTGGGCCCGCTGGCCGGTGCCGCGCTGATCGAGCTGGCGCCGTGGCGTAGCTGCTTCCTGTTTATTGCAGCCTGCGCGCTGCTGGCGCTGCTGGGCCTGTGGTGGAAAATGCCGGAAACCGTACAGCCTGCGGCCAACCCGCGCCCGCTGTCGCGTATGGGCGGCGACTACCTGCAGCTGCTGCGTGACCGCCGCTTTGTGCTGTCGGTACTGTGCATCCCCATGCTGGCGCTGCCGCTGATGGGCTGGATCGCATTGTCGCCGGTGCTGCTGGTGGAAGACCTGGGCATTAGCACGCTGGAGTACGGCCTGTGGCAGCTGCCGGTATTCGGTGGCCTGATCGCCGGTAACCTGCTGCTGGCCGCCCGTGCCGAAGCCTGGCCGCTGGGCCGCTCGGTGCTGCTGGGCATGTGGCCGGTAGTGGGCGGCCTGGTGCTGATGCTGGCGGGCGTACTGTACGGCCATTACCAGCACATCTTCCTGGTGCTGGGCATGAGCCTGATGGCGGTAGGCGAGGGCTTGTCCTTTGGCGTGCTGTACCGCTTTGCGCTGATGAGCAGCCAGCTGCCCAAGGGTGTGGTGTCCGCTGGCATGAGCATGCTGTGCATGGCAGGCTACGGTATCGGCATCGAGCTCTTCCGCTGGGCGTATATCGCCGGCGGCATCACCGGCTTTGCCCTGCTGTCGGTGCTGACCGCGCTGGCTTTCGTGTGGCTGGCGCGCCCGCAAGTGGCGGTGGCCATGGCCGAGCGCGACGACCCGGACCTGCTGCCACAATCGGCCTGA
- the apbC gene encoding iron-sulfur cluster carrier protein ApbC yields MFSRLGKLFGSPANTDTTRTPDMAHSDADILAALANLIDPDTGKPYRKGLAIACNDSSRLALSVKLPYPAKSRFAEIGALFSEALAPFADGRPVEVDVSSQITSHAAQRGVPLLPGVKNVIAVSSGKGGVGKSTTAANLALALAAEGARVGILDADIYGPSQPLMMGLQGQKPEVVEGKLKPLEAHGVQTMSIGYLVDDDQAMVWRGPMVSQALQQLLNDTLWDELDYLVIDMPPGTGDIQLTLSQKVPVTGAIVVTTPQDIALIDAKKGLKMFEKVGVPILGIVENMAMHVCSQCGHEEHIFGHGGADKMSAQYGVDVLGSLPLDLSIRLSTDEGKPTVVAEPDGKLAARYQQIARRVAVKVGDKARDFSSKMPKIVIQNS; encoded by the coding sequence ATGTTCTCCCGACTAGGCAAACTGTTTGGCAGCCCTGCCAACACCGACACCACACGGACACCCGACATGGCTCACAGCGACGCAGATATTCTGGCAGCCCTTGCCAACCTGATCGACCCGGATACCGGCAAGCCTTACCGCAAGGGCCTGGCCATCGCCTGCAACGACAGCAGCCGCCTGGCGCTGAGCGTCAAGCTGCCCTACCCGGCCAAAAGCCGCTTTGCCGAGATCGGCGCCCTGTTCAGCGAAGCCTTGGCCCCGTTTGCCGACGGCCGCCCGGTAGAGGTTGATGTAAGCAGCCAGATCACCAGCCATGCCGCCCAGCGCGGCGTGCCGCTGCTGCCCGGTGTAAAGAACGTGATTGCGGTGTCGTCCGGCAAGGGTGGCGTGGGTAAATCCACCACTGCGGCCAACCTGGCGCTGGCGCTGGCGGCCGAAGGCGCGCGCGTCGGCATTCTGGACGCCGACATCTACGGCCCGTCGCAGCCGCTGATGATGGGCCTGCAAGGGCAGAAGCCCGAAGTAGTAGAAGGCAAACTCAAGCCGCTGGAAGCGCACGGCGTACAAACCATGTCCATCGGCTACCTGGTGGACGACGACCAGGCCATGGTATGGCGCGGCCCCATGGTGAGCCAGGCGCTGCAGCAGCTGCTCAACGACACCCTGTGGGACGAGCTGGACTATCTGGTGATCGACATGCCGCCGGGCACCGGTGACATCCAGCTGACACTGTCGCAAAAGGTACCGGTGACCGGCGCCATCGTGGTGACCACGCCGCAGGACATCGCGCTGATCGACGCCAAGAAGGGCCTGAAGATGTTCGAGAAGGTGGGCGTGCCCATCCTCGGCATCGTGGAAAACATGGCCATGCACGTGTGCAGCCAGTGCGGCCACGAAGAGCACATCTTCGGCCATGGCGGCGCCGACAAAATGAGCGCGCAGTACGGCGTGGACGTACTGGGCTCGCTGCCGCTGGACCTGTCCATCCGCCTGTCTACCGACGAGGGCAAGCCCACCGTGGTAGCCGAGCCGGACGGCAAGCTGGCTGCCCGCTACCAGCAAATTGCCCGCCGCGTGGCCGTCAAGGTAGGCGACAAGGCGCGTGATTTCTCCAGCAAGATGCCGAAGATCGTCATCCAGAACAGCTAG
- the murI gene encoding glutamate racemase — MIGMFDSGLGGLSVWRQLRHALPQQDVVYLADQGYCPYGERSQAELIARAEAITAWLLQQGAQLLLIACNTATSAAARHLRERYPQLPIVGMEPAIKPAVLASQSGRVGVLATHATLQGDKFRQLVAQFAGDTLVIPQAGKGFVELVEAGELDSERSRAVVGRALAPLLEHGVDHVVLGCTHYPFLAPLMRQLLPAHIDLIDPTDAVIRQTLRLMQQHGLAAANGAAANYRFASTGQPGNMAHFLQHTLGTTAQVEYIDLPG, encoded by the coding sequence ATGATCGGCATGTTCGATTCCGGCCTGGGCGGCCTGTCGGTATGGCGCCAGCTGCGCCACGCCCTGCCACAACAGGATGTGGTGTACCTGGCCGACCAGGGCTACTGCCCCTACGGCGAGCGCAGCCAGGCAGAGCTGATAGCACGCGCCGAGGCCATTACCGCCTGGCTGCTGCAGCAAGGCGCGCAGCTGCTGCTGATCGCCTGCAATACCGCCACCAGCGCTGCCGCGCGCCACCTGCGCGAACGCTACCCGCAGCTGCCCATCGTCGGTATGGAGCCGGCCATCAAGCCCGCCGTACTGGCTAGCCAGAGCGGCCGTGTGGGCGTGCTGGCCACCCACGCCACCCTACAGGGCGACAAATTCCGCCAGCTGGTGGCGCAGTTTGCCGGTGACACGCTGGTGATTCCGCAAGCCGGCAAAGGCTTTGTCGAGCTGGTAGAAGCGGGCGAGCTGGACAGCGAACGCAGCCGTGCCGTGGTTGGCCGCGCGCTGGCCCCGCTGCTGGAGCACGGCGTGGACCACGTGGTGCTGGGCTGTACCCACTACCCGTTTCTGGCGCCGCTGATGCGCCAGCTGCTGCCGGCGCACATCGACCTCATCGACCCCACCGACGCAGTGATCCGCCAGACGCTACGCCTGATGCAGCAACACGGCCTGGCCGCCGCCAACGGCGCTGCGGCCAACTACCGTTTTGCCAGCACCGGCCAGCCCGGCAATATGGCCCACTTCCTGCAGCACACGCTGGGCACTACGGCACAGGTGGAATATATCGACTTGCCCGGCTAA
- a CDS encoding CPBP family intramembrane glutamic endopeptidase, whose translation MLAALAGQRRLALGVAVPASAVALWAGVLAPLAGLAYVLLGLAAWLCRRWPRARWPWLLAVLLILALALHALPGFYPPRWWQGMLADNSKPYTLYWHWDKGLAGLWLLLCLPGVAIPAVTKRGYWLLACAACLFAALGLALASGLLAWQPKWPAWWLPWLAANLLLVSLPEEALFRQGVFAAAARWPLWQRCALSAVLFGLVHMPGGLLWALVATLAGAAYALLYAATGRLGYALLLHTGFNVLHLAWLSYPQLR comes from the coding sequence TTGCTGGCGGCCCTGGCCGGGCAGCGCCGGCTGGCGCTGGGCGTGGCCGTGCCAGCTTCAGCCGTGGCGCTGTGGGCGGGCGTGCTGGCGCCGTTAGCTGGCTTGGCTTACGTGCTGCTGGGCTTGGCAGCCTGGCTGTGCCGGCGTTGGCCACGGGCGCGCTGGCCCTGGCTGCTGGCGGTGTTGTTGATACTGGCCTTGGCATTGCACGCCTTGCCCGGTTTTTACCCGCCACGCTGGTGGCAGGGGATGCTGGCTGACAACAGCAAGCCTTACACGCTGTACTGGCACTGGGATAAGGGGCTGGCCGGTTTGTGGCTGCTGCTGTGCCTGCCGGGCGTTGCCATCCCCGCGGTGACAAAGCGTGGCTACTGGCTGCTGGCGTGCGCTGCCTGCCTGTTTGCCGCGCTGGGGCTGGCGCTGGCTAGCGGCTTGCTGGCGTGGCAGCCCAAATGGCCGGCCTGGTGGCTGCCGTGGCTGGCGGCCAACCTGTTGCTGGTGTCCTTGCCGGAGGAGGCGCTGTTTCGCCAGGGGGTGTTTGCGGCTGCAGCGCGCTGGCCGTTATGGCAGCGCTGCGCTTTATCGGCGGTATTGTTTGGCCTAGTGCATATGCCCGGTGGCCTGCTGTGGGCACTGGTGGCGACATTGGCGGGGGCGGCGTACGCGCTGCTGTATGCCGCCACGGGGCGGCTGGGCTACGCCCTGTTGCTGCATACGGGCTTTAATGTGTTGCATCTGGCCTGGCTAAGCTACCCGCAGCTGCGCTAG
- a CDS encoding O-acetylhomoserine aminocarboxypropyltransferase/cysteine synthase family protein: MKLETLAVHGGYSPDPTTKAVAVPLYQTTSYAFDSTQHGADLFDLKVQGNIYTRIMNPTTDVLEKRVAALEGGIGALAVASGMAAISYAIQTIAEAGDNIIATSTLYGGTYNLFAHTFPQLGITVRFIDPARPQDIAANVDANTKAVFCESIGNPLGNVVDFGAFADEAHKHGLPLIVDNTVPSPYLCRPFEHGADIVVHSLTKYLGGHGTSIGGIIVDSGKFPWGEHKERFVRLNTPDVSYHGVNYVEALGAAAYIARARVVPLRNMGAAISPFNAHQILLGIETLALRLDRICDNTLKVAQYLQQHPAVEWVEYAALEGHPSRPLVDKYMGGRASGILSFGIKGGVEAGGRFIDALQLVTRLVNIGDAKSLACHPASTTHRQLSPEEQLRAGVKPELIRLSIGIEHVDDILADVVQALDAAARQA, from the coding sequence ATGAAACTGGAAACACTCGCAGTACACGGTGGCTATAGCCCCGACCCGACCACCAAAGCCGTAGCGGTACCGCTGTACCAGACCACCAGCTACGCCTTCGACAGCACCCAGCACGGTGCCGACCTGTTCGACCTGAAAGTACAGGGCAATATTTACACCCGCATCATGAACCCCACCACCGACGTGCTGGAAAAGCGCGTGGCGGCGCTGGAGGGGGGTATTGGCGCGCTGGCGGTGGCATCGGGTATGGCGGCCATCAGCTACGCCATACAGACCATCGCCGAGGCCGGCGACAATATTATCGCCACCAGCACGCTGTACGGTGGCACCTACAACCTGTTTGCCCACACCTTCCCGCAGCTGGGCATTACCGTGCGCTTTATCGACCCGGCGCGCCCGCAAGACATTGCGGCCAACGTGGACGCCAACACCAAGGCAGTATTCTGCGAATCCATCGGTAACCCGCTGGGCAATGTGGTGGACTTTGGCGCGTTTGCTGACGAGGCGCACAAGCACGGCCTGCCGCTGATCGTGGACAACACCGTACCGTCGCCTTACCTGTGCCGCCCGTTCGAGCACGGTGCCGACATCGTGGTGCACAGCCTCACCAAATACCTGGGCGGCCACGGCACCAGTATCGGCGGCATCATCGTGGATAGCGGCAAGTTCCCGTGGGGCGAGCACAAGGAACGCTTTGTGCGCCTGAACACGCCGGACGTCAGCTACCACGGCGTGAACTACGTGGAGGCGCTGGGCGCCGCCGCCTACATCGCCCGTGCCCGCGTGGTGCCGCTGCGCAATATGGGCGCCGCCATCTCGCCGTTCAACGCACACCAGATCCTGCTGGGTATCGAAACTCTGGCGCTGCGCCTGGACCGTATCTGCGATAACACGCTGAAAGTGGCGCAGTACCTGCAGCAGCACCCGGCGGTGGAATGGGTAGAGTACGCCGCGCTGGAAGGCCACCCCAGCCGCCCGCTGGTGGACAAGTACATGGGCGGCCGCGCGTCCGGCATTCTGTCCTTCGGCATCAAGGGCGGGGTAGAGGCGGGTGGCCGCTTCATCGACGCGCTGCAGCTGGTGACCCGTCTGGTGAACATCGGCGATGCCAAGAGCCTGGCGTGCCACCCGGCGTCCACCACGCACCGCCAGCTGTCGCCGGAGGAGCAACTGCGTGCCGGCGTGAAGCCGGAGTTGATCCGCCTGTCCATCGGCATCGAGCACGTGGACGACATCCTGGCCGACGTGGTGCAGGCGCTGGACGCCGCCGCGCGCCAGGCGTAA